The following are from one region of the Nicotiana tabacum cultivar K326 chromosome 3, ASM71507v2, whole genome shotgun sequence genome:
- the LOC142178494 gene encoding uncharacterized protein LOC142178494, whose product MKAQALADHLVENLVNDEYQPLSTYFPDEEVNSVEIALEDTHAWKIFFDGAINTKGVGIGAILISPTGQHYPATARLRFFFTNNIVEYEACIIGMNMAIDQNVEELLIMGDSNLIIRQAQGECETRDVKLIPYMQHEEDISRQFKSIEFRYIPYYHNELADALAILASMLPYPGNAHIDPLEIQIRERHGYYNTLTLIDEKRMTAVCHGELYQQRIARDYDKKVRPRNFEVGKLVLRHILPHHQEVKGKFAPNWKDPCIIRKLLPKGALYLGDIRGNDPTTVVNADAVKRYSV is encoded by the exons atgaaagcccaggctttAGCAGATCATTTGGTTGAAAACCTGGTTAATGATGAATACCAGCCTTTGAGCACCTACTTcccggatgaagaggtaaattcagttgagATAGCATTAGAAGACACCCATGCCtggaaaatattctttgatggagCCATTAATacaaaaggtgttggaattggggcaatcttgatctcacccaccgGTCAACATTATCCAGCCACAGCCCGGCTTcgatttttcttcacaaacaacattgtcgagtatgaagcctgcattatagGTATGAATATGGCAATCGACCAAAACGTTGAAGAAttattaatcatgggagattcaaaTCTGATTATACGGCAAGCCCAAGGAGAATGTGAGACTCGAGATGTCAAACTTATTCCCTACATGCAACATGAGGAAGATATTAGCAGGcaattcaagtcaatagagtttaGGTACATCCCTTATTATCATAATGAACTGGCCGATGCACTTGCTATTTTGGCTTCGATGCTGCCATACCCAGGCAATGCCCATATTGATCCATTAGAAATCCAAATCCGGGAAAGGCACGGTTACTATAATACG TTAACCCTAATCGACGAAAAGCGGATGACAGCAGTCTGCCACGGggagttgtatcaacaaagaatagCGCGTGACTAcgacaagaaagtgcggcctagaaactttgaagtggggAAACTCGTCTTAAGGCATATTCTCCCCCATCATCAGGAagtaaaaggaaaatttgctccaaactGGAAAGACCCATGCATTatcagaaaattgttgccaaaagggGCATTGTATCTGGGAGACATTAGAGGAAATGACCCTACAACAGttgtaaatgcagatgcagtcaaaaggtactctGTCTAA